The following DNA comes from Peromyscus leucopus breed LL Stock chromosome 2, UCI_PerLeu_2.1, whole genome shotgun sequence.
GgtgtgtcctacttgtccaatTTGTATAGaacactgtcagcagtcgaggcaagggcactttctttgccccatggctagcttttgctataaaaaaaaaaaaaaaaaaaaaaaaactccatgtgGAATTTCTTCCATGCCCACCATCCTCTTTGaaataattggtgctgccaagagcagaagtgtctcattgtcatgaaaagtctaagttcttaaaacatttaaaaggtcatattctgtagttctttgaagtatttgaaaattgcctatctatctgaaatatatctctgtatgaccttaaaaacatacttaacatgactataaatttgctattatagatgaatattaatccatatttcttaattatatattacatttttattttttattttattttttatggtactgttttttaatttaaacaaggACAAGGGGCTAGCATTCTCAGAGACAGTAGCACCCAGCAAGTTCAGACAGTCCTCCTTCTTTGGCTGACCAGGTCTTGATTTCTAGTGATCTTTGCAAGGTCTCTATGATCATCTGATCATGTCCTGACACATTTGAGACACATCAAAAATGTGGAGCATATATGACTGGACAGATTCACtggacatcatcatcatcagagagatcttcaaaatcatttaaaaagtctGCTTGAACTGCCTTTTCATTGGCTGCCAAGTCCATCAAGAGGCCAGTGCCCCCTCTAGCCTCATCCAGGTCCATGTAGGGCCTGGTGTCCTTGGGGAACATCTCATCCACGGCTGGCTTCATCTTGGGGCAGCAGCATTGCACtccatatattacatttttaaatgaacagcataaacataataccttaaacaaaagtagaaagatatatatagcataacaaaataaagtccatactgatttaaaatatataagattaacagttgtttttggattaaagtagatttaataatctgcctttttatcatctctatatcatatcttggttattattattactattctctcatacattatacCATGACTGAAGTTTCCTCTACCTCCACTCTTTCAGTcccccctcacctcccctctccctcagatctacttctcctttgtttcccttcaaaaaaCGAGCAGACCAGaccttccagggatatcaacaaaacacagcTTAACAACTTACAATAAGACTAAACACAGATCCTCATTTGAAGACTGGATGAAGCAACCCAGTaaaaggaaaagggtcccaagatcAGGCAAAAGAGTAAGAGACACCCCCAGTCACACtcttaggagttccacaagaacacaAAGACTCACAACCATAAattatatgcagaggacctagctcagactcaTACTGGCTCCCTGAtcattgcttcagtctctgtgagcccattgagccctacttagttgattctgtgggctctgttcttctggtgtcctcaacACCTGGCTtccacaatccttcctctcccatcttcCTTGGGATTGCCCAAGCTCTGCCgcatgtttggctgtgggtttctgcttctgttctcattagttgctggatgaaacttCTCTGATGGCTGGCCTAGGCTCTAGTCTATGACTATAGCAGAACATCTTTAGCAATTATTTCATTGAACTGTATTTCCTgtcttgtttggttctatcctgggtctctctCCAACTCTGGTAGTGTCAGATGTGGGCTTCCTCTTAAGGTGTGGGTCTCAAGTTGAACCAGTCATTCAATAACCATGTCTACTTGTTCTGTATCATCATTACCCTAGCACATTTtggaggcaggacagattgtaaaCAGAAGGTTTGTGGCTGGATTTATATTCTATTCTCATTGCTGGAAGCCTTGGCTACCAATAGAAGATGGCTGCTCTacactcccccttcctccc
Coding sequences within:
- the LOC114695450 gene encoding COP9 signalosome complex subunit 9-like translates to MKPAVDEMFPKDTRPYMDLDEARGGTGLLMDLAANEKAVQADFLNDFEDLSDDDDVQ